The sequence AGGTGGGTTACGCCTTACGGCTAACCCACCCTACAAGGCTTCTCTTACGCGCTCGCCTGGGTCACGAACTTCGTATTGAGGTACCCCTCGATCGCCTCGAGGCCGCCTTCGGAGCCGTAGCCGGAATCCTTGACGCCGCCGAACGGCACTTCCGGCAGCGCGAGGCCGTGGTGGTTGATCGAGACCATGCCGCTCTCGACGTCGGCGCCGATCGCCTGCATGGTCTTGGTCGAGGTGGTGTAGGCATAAGCCGCAAGGCCGTAAGGCAGACGGTTCGCCTCGGCCACCACCTCGTCATAGCTGCGGAACGAGGTGATCGGAGCAAGCGGCCCGAACGGCTCCTCGTTCATGATGCGGGCATCGCGCGGCACGTCGGTGATCACGGTCGGCTCGAAGAAGAAGCCTTCATTGCCGATGCGCTTACCGCCGGCCTGCACCTTGGCACCACGCTGAACCGCGTCGGAGACAAGACCTTCCATGGCGTCGACACGGCGCGGGTTCGCCAGCGGACCCATGCGGGTGTCCTTGTCGAGGCCGTTACCGACCTTCAAACTCTTGGCGGCCGCGACGAACTTGTCGACGAAGGGCTGGTAGACGCTTTCATGCACCAGGAAGCGCGTCGGCGAGACGCAGACCTGGCCGGCATTGCGGAACTTGTTGGCCGACAGGATTTTCGCGGCATTGTCGAGGTCCGCGTCAGCGAACACGATCGCCGGCGCATGGCCGCCGAGCTCCATGGTGACGCGCTTCATGTGCAGGCCGGCGAGCGCGGCCAGATGCTTGCCGACCGCGGTCGAGCCCGTAAAGCTGATCTTGCGGATGATCGGATGCGGAATGAGATATTCCGAGACTTCCGCCGGCACGCCGAACACCAGCTGGACGACGCCGGGCGGAATGCCGGCATCGGCATAGGCGCGCACCAGCTCCATGCAGCTCGCCGGGGTCTCTTCCGGCCCCTTGACGATGATCGAGCAGCCGGCGGCGAGCGCGGCGGAGATCTTGCGGACAGCCTGGTTGATCGGGAAATTCCATGGCGTGAACGCGGCGACCGGGCCGACCGGCTCCTTGGTCACGAGCTGGGAGACGTTACCCATCCGCGGCGGCACGATGCGGCCATAGGCGCGGCGGGCTTCTTCCGAGAACCAGTCGATGAGGTCGCCGGCGAGCATGGTCTCGCCCTGCGCTTCCACCACCGGCTTGCCCTGCTCCATGGTCATGACGGGCGCGATCTCGGCGGCGCGGGAGCGGATGATGTCCGCGGCCCTGCGCATCAGCTTGTAACGGTCGAACGGCGAGGTCTTGCGCCAGACTTCGAAACCGGCCTTGGCGGCTTCCAGCGCGCGGTCGAGATCCGCCTTCGAGGCGTGCGGGGTCTTGCCGATCGGCTGGCCCGTGGCGGGATTGAGGATGTCCTCCGACTTGCCGGACGTGCCGTCGGTCCACTCGCCGGCGATGAACATTTGAACTTTCGGATACATCCTTGGTGCCTCCATGATTTCCGCCGTCGGCGGGCCCAGCGCCCCACCGTTTCAAGCCGGCGCAGAGCTACACCGAAAGGGGCCCGGCGAAAAGGGATCAATGAAGCCGCAGCAGCGCATCGCTGATCTTCCCAGTCGACGGGATCGCCCATCCGGCAGGTGCCCACGGGATGCATCGAGCGATCCGGAACGGCAGCA is a genomic window of Bradyrhizobium sp. CB1717 containing:
- a CDS encoding NAD-dependent succinate-semialdehyde dehydrogenase — encoded protein: MEAPRMYPKVQMFIAGEWTDGTSGKSEDILNPATGQPIGKTPHASKADLDRALEAAKAGFEVWRKTSPFDRYKLMRRAADIIRSRAAEIAPVMTMEQGKPVVEAQGETMLAGDLIDWFSEEARRAYGRIVPPRMGNVSQLVTKEPVGPVAAFTPWNFPINQAVRKISAALAAGCSIIVKGPEETPASCMELVRAYADAGIPPGVVQLVFGVPAEVSEYLIPHPIIRKISFTGSTAVGKHLAALAGLHMKRVTMELGGHAPAIVFADADLDNAAKILSANKFRNAGQVCVSPTRFLVHESVYQPFVDKFVAAAKSLKVGNGLDKDTRMGPLANPRRVDAMEGLVSDAVQRGAKVQAGGKRIGNEGFFFEPTVITDVPRDARIMNEEPFGPLAPITSFRSYDEVVAEANRLPYGLAAYAYTTSTKTMQAIGADVESGMVSINHHGLALPEVPFGGVKDSGYGSEGGLEAIEGYLNTKFVTQASA